A single window of Opisthocomus hoazin isolate bOpiHoa1 chromosome 5, bOpiHoa1.hap1, whole genome shotgun sequence DNA harbors:
- the PCDH7 gene encoding protocadherin-7 isoform X4: MRTPFGFVHCCCCCCFLLLLPPPLWVSLAAAKQLLRYRLAEEGPADIRIGNVASDLGIVTGSGEVTFSLESGSDYLKIDNMTGELSTTERRIDREKLPQCQMIFDENECFLDFEVSVIGPSQSWVDLFEGRVIILDINDNTPTFPSPVLTLTVEENRPVGTLYLLPTATDRDFGRNGIERYELLQEPGGDSGRRGGGGGGGGSASAASESAPYPGGSKRRPEAEAAARSSVFELQVADTPDGEKQPQLIVKGALDREQRDSYELSLRVRDGGDPARSSQAILRVLITDVNDNSPRFEKSVYEADLAENSSPGTPILQLRAADLDVGVNGQIEYVFGAATESVRRLLRLDETSGWLSVLHRIDREEVNQLRFTVMARDRGQPPKTDKATVVLNIRDENDNVPIIDIRKIGRIPLRDGVASVAEDVLVDTPIALVQVSDRDQGENGVVTCTVVGDVPFQLKPASEGEGESQNKRKYFLHTSAPLDYEAVRDYNVVIVAVDSGSPSLSSNNSLLVRVGDTNDNPPVFSQTVLEVSFPENNLPGERVATVVATDADSGKNAEITYSLEASPLSLEASGGIFSIDPDSGDVSVQAVLDREQQDTYEFQVMARDKGVPSLQGSTTVVVRVVDRNDNEPRFMQDVFTFYVKENLQPNSPVGMVTVMDFDKGRNAELSLSIQPGDHDQAAGTFSIENDTGTIFSTVSFDREQQTSYTFKVKAVDGGEPPRSATATVSLFVMDENDNAPTVTFPSNSSYTVLPPSSNMRTVVATVVASDADTGLNADLNYSIIGGNPFKLFEIDPASGVVSLVGKLAPKHYGLHRLVVQVNDSGQPPQSTTALLHVFVNESLSNATMVESQVARSLHTPLAQDIAGDPSYELSKQRLSIVIGVVAGIMTVILLILVVVMARYCRSKGKHGYEAGKKDHEDFFTPQQHDKAKKPKKDKKGKKGKQPLYSSIVTVEASKPNGQRYDSVNEKLSDSPGMGRYRSVNGGPGSPDLARHYKSSSPLPTVQLHPQSPTAGKKHQAVQDLPPANTFVGAGDNISIGSDHCSEYSCQASSKYSKQPFRRVTFSVVSQPQDPHQGSLQSCYDSGLEESETPSNH; encoded by the coding sequence atGCGGACTCCCTTCGGCTTtgtgcactgctgctgctgctgctgcttcttgctcctcctgccgccgccgctcTGGGTCAGCCTGGCAGCGGCCAAGCAGCTCCTGAGGTACCGGCTGGCCGAGGAGGGACCCGCCGACATCCGCATCGGCAACGTGGCTTCCGACCTGGGGATCGTGACGGGCTCCGGAGAGGTGACATTCAGCCTGGAGTCGGGCTCCGACTATCTGAAGATCGACAACATGACCGGGGAGCTGAGCACCACGGAGCGGCGCATCGACCGCGAAAAGCTGCCGCAGTGCCAGATGATCTTCGACGAGAACGAGTGCTTCCTGGACTTCGAGGTGTCGGTTATCGGCCCCTCGCAGAGCTGGGTGGACCTCTTCGAGGGCCGGGTCATCATCCTGGACATCAACGACAACACCCCCACCTTCCCGTCCCCCGTCCTCACGCTCACCGTGGAGGAGAACCGGCCCGTGGGGACCCTCTACTTGCTCCCCACCGCCACCGACAGGGACTTCGGGCGCAACGGCATCGAGCGGTAcgagctgctgcaggagcccggCGGGGACAGCGgccgccggggcggcggcggcgggggggggggctcggcctcGGCGGCCTCCGAGAGCGCCCCCTACCCCGGCGGCAGCAAGCGGCGGCcggaggcggaggcggcggccCGCAGCAGCGTCTTCGAGCTGCAGGTGGCCGATACCCCGGACGGGGAGAAGCAGCCGCAGCTGATCGTCAAGGGGGCCCTGGACCGGGAGCAGCGGGACTCCTACGAGCTCAGCCTCCGCGTGCGGGACGGCGGTGACCCGGCCCGCTCCTCGCAGGCGATCCTCCGGGTGCTGATCACCGACGTGAACGACAACAGCCCCCGCTTCGAGAAGAGCGTCTACGAGGCGGACCTGGCTGAAAACAGCAGCCCCGGGACGCCTATCCTGCAGCTGCGAGCCGCCGACCTGGACGTGGGGGTGAACGGGCAGATCGAGTACGTCTTCGGGGCAGCCACCGAGTCCGTCCGGCGCCTGCTGCGGCTGGACGAGACCTCTGGCTGGCTCAGCGTCTTGCACCGCATCGATCGTGAGGAGGTGAACCAGCTTCGCTTCACCGTCATGGCCCGAGATCGGGGCCAGCCCCCCAAGACAGACAAGGCCACGGTCGTGCTGAACATCCGCGACGAGAATGACAACGTGCCCATCATCGACATCCGCAAAATTGGGCGCATCCCACTGAGGGATGGGGTGGCTAGTGTGGCCGAGGACGTGCTGGTGGATACCCCCATCGCCCTGGTGCAGGTCTCGGACCGGGACCAAGGCGAAAACGGTGTGGTGACTTGCACAGTGGTGGGCGACGTGCCCTTCCAGCTCAAGCCGGCCAGCGAGGGTGAAGGGGAGTCGCAGAACAAGCGCAAGTATTTCCTCCACACCTCGGCCCCTCTGGACTACGAGGCTGTCCGTGACTACAACGTGGTGATCGTGGCTGTGGACTCGGGCAGCCCCAGCTTGTCCAGCAACAACTCCTTGCTGGTGCGGGTCGGGGACACCAACGACAACCCCCCAGTGTTCAGCCAGACTGTGCTGGAGGTCTCCTTCCCAGAGAACAACTTGCCCGGCGAGAGGGTGGCCACAGTGGTCGCCACGGATGCGGACAGTGGCAAGAATGCCGAGATCACCTACTCCCTGGAGGCCTCACCCCTCTCTTTGGAGGCATCAGGCGGCATCTTCAGCATTGACCCCGACTCCGGCGACGTGTCGGTTCAGGCCGTGCTAGACCGAGAGCAGCAGGACACCTACGAGTTCCAGGTGATGGCCCGGGACAAGGGGGTGCCATCACTGCAGGGCTCCACCACGGTGGTGGTGCGGGTGGTGGATCGCAATGACAACGAGCCGCGCTTCATGCAGGACGTGTTCACTTTCTATGTGAAGGAGAACCTGCAGCCCAACAGCCCTGTGGGCATGGTGACCGTGATGGACTTTGACAAGGGCCGCAACGCCGAGCTCAGCCTTTCCATCCAGCCCGGTGACCACGACCAGGCAGCTGGCACCTTCTCCATCGAAAATGACACCGGAACCATTTTCTCCACCGTCTCTTTTGACCGGGAACAGCAAACCAGCTACACTTTTAAAGTGAAAGCGGTGGACGGTGGTGAGCCACCGCGCTCTGCCACTGCCACCGTGTCCCTCTTTGTGATGGACGAGAATGACAATGCGCCCACGGTCACTTTCCCCAGCAACAGCTCCTACACCGTGCTGCCGCCCTCCAGCAACATGCGCACCGTGGTGGCCACTGTGGTCGCCAGTGACGCCGACACCGGCCTCAACGCCGACCTTAACTACAGCATCATTGGGGGCAATCCCTTCAAACTCTTCGAGATCGACCCGGCCAGCGGCGTGGTGTCTCTGGTGGGCAAGCTGGCCCCCAAGCACTACGGCCTACACCGGCTCGTGGTGCAGGTGAACGACAGTGGACAGCCGCCCCAGTCCACCACCGCCTTGCTCCATGTCTTCGTCAATGAGAGCCTGTCCAATGCCACCATGGTGGAGAGTCAGGTGGCCCGCAGCCTCCACACGCCCCTGGCCCAGGACATCGCTGGAGACCCCAGCTACGAGCTGAGTAAGCAGCGGCTCAGCATAGTCATCGGCGTGGTAGCTGGCATCATGACCGTCATCCTCCTCATCCTGGTGGTGGTCATGGCCCGCTACTGCCGCTCCAAGGGCAAGCACGGCTACGAGGCTGGCAAGAAGGACCATGAGGATTTCTTCACCCCGCAGCAGCACGACAAGGCCAAGAAGCCCAAGAAGGACAAGAAAGGCAAGAAGGGCAAGCAGCCCCTCTACAGCAGCATTGTCACTGTCGAGGCTTCCAAGCCCAACGGGCAGCGCTATGACAGCGTCAACGAGAAGCTCTCGGACAGCCCTGGCATGGGGCGATACCGCTCGGTCAACGGCGGCCCAGGCAGCCCTGACCTGGCCAGGCACTACAAATCCAGCTCGCCGCTGCCCACCGTCCAGCTGCACCCGCAGTCCCCCACCGCTGGCAAAAAGCACCAAGCCGTGCAGGACCTGCCCCCGGCTAACACCTTCGTGGGCGCCGGCGACAACATCTCCATCGGGTCAGACCACTGCTCCGAGTACAGCTGCCAGGCCAGCAGCAAGTACAGCAAGCAG
- the PCDH7 gene encoding protocadherin-7 isoform X6 encodes MRTPFGFVHCCCCCCFLLLLPPPLWVSLAAAKQLLRYRLAEEGPADIRIGNVASDLGIVTGSGEVTFSLESGSDYLKIDNMTGELSTTERRIDREKLPQCQMIFDENECFLDFEVSVIGPSQSWVDLFEGRVIILDINDNTPTFPSPVLTLTVEENRPVGTLYLLPTATDRDFGRNGIERYELLQEPGGDSGRRGGGGGGGGSASAASESAPYPGGSKRRPEAEAAARSSVFELQVADTPDGEKQPQLIVKGALDREQRDSYELSLRVRDGGDPARSSQAILRVLITDVNDNSPRFEKSVYEADLAENSSPGTPILQLRAADLDVGVNGQIEYVFGAATESVRRLLRLDETSGWLSVLHRIDREEVNQLRFTVMARDRGQPPKTDKATVVLNIRDENDNVPIIDIRKIGRIPLRDGVASVAEDVLVDTPIALVQVSDRDQGENGVVTCTVVGDVPFQLKPASEGEGESQNKRKYFLHTSAPLDYEAVRDYNVVIVAVDSGSPSLSSNNSLLVRVGDTNDNPPVFSQTVLEVSFPENNLPGERVATVVATDADSGKNAEITYSLEASPLSLEASGGIFSIDPDSGDVSVQAVLDREQQDTYEFQVMARDKGVPSLQGSTTVVVRVVDRNDNEPRFMQDVFTFYVKENLQPNSPVGMVTVMDFDKGRNAELSLSIQPGDHDQAAGTFSIENDTGTIFSTVSFDREQQTSYTFKVKAVDGGEPPRSATATVSLFVMDENDNAPTVTFPSNSSYTVLPPSSNMRTVVATVVASDADTGLNADLNYSIIGGNPFKLFEIDPASGVVSLVGKLAPKHYGLHRLVVQVNDSGQPPQSTTALLHVFVNESLSNATMVESQVARSLHTPLAQDIAGDPSYELSKQRLSIVIGVVAGIMTVILLILVVVMARYCRSKGKHGYEAGKKDHEDFFTPQQHDKAKKPKKDKKGKKGKQPLYSSIVTVEASKPNGQRYDSVNEKLSDSPGMGRYRSVNGGPGSPDLARHYKSSSPLPTVQLHPQSPTAGKKHQAVQDLPPANTFVGAGDNISIGSDHCSEYSCQASSKYSKQIQGLYQM; translated from the coding sequence atGCGGACTCCCTTCGGCTTtgtgcactgctgctgctgctgctgcttcttgctcctcctgccgccgccgctcTGGGTCAGCCTGGCAGCGGCCAAGCAGCTCCTGAGGTACCGGCTGGCCGAGGAGGGACCCGCCGACATCCGCATCGGCAACGTGGCTTCCGACCTGGGGATCGTGACGGGCTCCGGAGAGGTGACATTCAGCCTGGAGTCGGGCTCCGACTATCTGAAGATCGACAACATGACCGGGGAGCTGAGCACCACGGAGCGGCGCATCGACCGCGAAAAGCTGCCGCAGTGCCAGATGATCTTCGACGAGAACGAGTGCTTCCTGGACTTCGAGGTGTCGGTTATCGGCCCCTCGCAGAGCTGGGTGGACCTCTTCGAGGGCCGGGTCATCATCCTGGACATCAACGACAACACCCCCACCTTCCCGTCCCCCGTCCTCACGCTCACCGTGGAGGAGAACCGGCCCGTGGGGACCCTCTACTTGCTCCCCACCGCCACCGACAGGGACTTCGGGCGCAACGGCATCGAGCGGTAcgagctgctgcaggagcccggCGGGGACAGCGgccgccggggcggcggcggcgggggggggggctcggcctcGGCGGCCTCCGAGAGCGCCCCCTACCCCGGCGGCAGCAAGCGGCGGCcggaggcggaggcggcggccCGCAGCAGCGTCTTCGAGCTGCAGGTGGCCGATACCCCGGACGGGGAGAAGCAGCCGCAGCTGATCGTCAAGGGGGCCCTGGACCGGGAGCAGCGGGACTCCTACGAGCTCAGCCTCCGCGTGCGGGACGGCGGTGACCCGGCCCGCTCCTCGCAGGCGATCCTCCGGGTGCTGATCACCGACGTGAACGACAACAGCCCCCGCTTCGAGAAGAGCGTCTACGAGGCGGACCTGGCTGAAAACAGCAGCCCCGGGACGCCTATCCTGCAGCTGCGAGCCGCCGACCTGGACGTGGGGGTGAACGGGCAGATCGAGTACGTCTTCGGGGCAGCCACCGAGTCCGTCCGGCGCCTGCTGCGGCTGGACGAGACCTCTGGCTGGCTCAGCGTCTTGCACCGCATCGATCGTGAGGAGGTGAACCAGCTTCGCTTCACCGTCATGGCCCGAGATCGGGGCCAGCCCCCCAAGACAGACAAGGCCACGGTCGTGCTGAACATCCGCGACGAGAATGACAACGTGCCCATCATCGACATCCGCAAAATTGGGCGCATCCCACTGAGGGATGGGGTGGCTAGTGTGGCCGAGGACGTGCTGGTGGATACCCCCATCGCCCTGGTGCAGGTCTCGGACCGGGACCAAGGCGAAAACGGTGTGGTGACTTGCACAGTGGTGGGCGACGTGCCCTTCCAGCTCAAGCCGGCCAGCGAGGGTGAAGGGGAGTCGCAGAACAAGCGCAAGTATTTCCTCCACACCTCGGCCCCTCTGGACTACGAGGCTGTCCGTGACTACAACGTGGTGATCGTGGCTGTGGACTCGGGCAGCCCCAGCTTGTCCAGCAACAACTCCTTGCTGGTGCGGGTCGGGGACACCAACGACAACCCCCCAGTGTTCAGCCAGACTGTGCTGGAGGTCTCCTTCCCAGAGAACAACTTGCCCGGCGAGAGGGTGGCCACAGTGGTCGCCACGGATGCGGACAGTGGCAAGAATGCCGAGATCACCTACTCCCTGGAGGCCTCACCCCTCTCTTTGGAGGCATCAGGCGGCATCTTCAGCATTGACCCCGACTCCGGCGACGTGTCGGTTCAGGCCGTGCTAGACCGAGAGCAGCAGGACACCTACGAGTTCCAGGTGATGGCCCGGGACAAGGGGGTGCCATCACTGCAGGGCTCCACCACGGTGGTGGTGCGGGTGGTGGATCGCAATGACAACGAGCCGCGCTTCATGCAGGACGTGTTCACTTTCTATGTGAAGGAGAACCTGCAGCCCAACAGCCCTGTGGGCATGGTGACCGTGATGGACTTTGACAAGGGCCGCAACGCCGAGCTCAGCCTTTCCATCCAGCCCGGTGACCACGACCAGGCAGCTGGCACCTTCTCCATCGAAAATGACACCGGAACCATTTTCTCCACCGTCTCTTTTGACCGGGAACAGCAAACCAGCTACACTTTTAAAGTGAAAGCGGTGGACGGTGGTGAGCCACCGCGCTCTGCCACTGCCACCGTGTCCCTCTTTGTGATGGACGAGAATGACAATGCGCCCACGGTCACTTTCCCCAGCAACAGCTCCTACACCGTGCTGCCGCCCTCCAGCAACATGCGCACCGTGGTGGCCACTGTGGTCGCCAGTGACGCCGACACCGGCCTCAACGCCGACCTTAACTACAGCATCATTGGGGGCAATCCCTTCAAACTCTTCGAGATCGACCCGGCCAGCGGCGTGGTGTCTCTGGTGGGCAAGCTGGCCCCCAAGCACTACGGCCTACACCGGCTCGTGGTGCAGGTGAACGACAGTGGACAGCCGCCCCAGTCCACCACCGCCTTGCTCCATGTCTTCGTCAATGAGAGCCTGTCCAATGCCACCATGGTGGAGAGTCAGGTGGCCCGCAGCCTCCACACGCCCCTGGCCCAGGACATCGCTGGAGACCCCAGCTACGAGCTGAGTAAGCAGCGGCTCAGCATAGTCATCGGCGTGGTAGCTGGCATCATGACCGTCATCCTCCTCATCCTGGTGGTGGTCATGGCCCGCTACTGCCGCTCCAAGGGCAAGCACGGCTACGAGGCTGGCAAGAAGGACCATGAGGATTTCTTCACCCCGCAGCAGCACGACAAGGCCAAGAAGCCCAAGAAGGACAAGAAAGGCAAGAAGGGCAAGCAGCCCCTCTACAGCAGCATTGTCACTGTCGAGGCTTCCAAGCCCAACGGGCAGCGCTATGACAGCGTCAACGAGAAGCTCTCGGACAGCCCTGGCATGGGGCGATACCGCTCGGTCAACGGCGGCCCAGGCAGCCCTGACCTGGCCAGGCACTACAAATCCAGCTCGCCGCTGCCCACCGTCCAGCTGCACCCGCAGTCCCCCACCGCTGGCAAAAAGCACCAAGCCGTGCAGGACCTGCCCCCGGCTAACACCTTCGTGGGCGCCGGCGACAACATCTCCATCGGGTCAGACCACTGCTCCGAGTACAGCTGCCAGGCCAGCAGCAAGTACAGCAAGCAG
- the PCDH7 gene encoding protocadherin-7 isoform X5, which yields MRTPFGFVHCCCCCCFLLLLPPPLWVSLAAAKQLLRYRLAEEGPADIRIGNVASDLGIVTGSGEVTFSLESGSDYLKIDNMTGELSTTERRIDREKLPQCQMIFDENECFLDFEVSVIGPSQSWVDLFEGRVIILDINDNTPTFPSPVLTLTVEENRPVGTLYLLPTATDRDFGRNGIERYELLQEPGGDSGRRGGGGGGGGSASAASESAPYPGGSKRRPEAEAAARSSVFELQVADTPDGEKQPQLIVKGALDREQRDSYELSLRVRDGGDPARSSQAILRVLITDVNDNSPRFEKSVYEADLAENSSPGTPILQLRAADLDVGVNGQIEYVFGAATESVRRLLRLDETSGWLSVLHRIDREEVNQLRFTVMARDRGQPPKTDKATVVLNIRDENDNVPIIDIRKIGRIPLRDGVASVAEDVLVDTPIALVQVSDRDQGENGVVTCTVVGDVPFQLKPASEGEGESQNKRKYFLHTSAPLDYEAVRDYNVVIVAVDSGSPSLSSNNSLLVRVGDTNDNPPVFSQTVLEVSFPENNLPGERVATVVATDADSGKNAEITYSLEASPLSLEASGGIFSIDPDSGDVSVQAVLDREQQDTYEFQVMARDKGVPSLQGSTTVVVRVVDRNDNEPRFMQDVFTFYVKENLQPNSPVGMVTVMDFDKGRNAELSLSIQPGDHDQAAGTFSIENDTGTIFSTVSFDREQQTSYTFKVKAVDGGEPPRSATATVSLFVMDENDNAPTVTFPSNSSYTVLPPSSNMRTVVATVVASDADTGLNADLNYSIIGGNPFKLFEIDPASGVVSLVGKLAPKHYGLHRLVVQVNDSGQPPQSTTALLHVFVNESLSNATMVESQVARSLHTPLAQDIAGDPSYELSKQRLSIVIGVVAGIMTVILLILVVVMARYCRSKGKHGYEAGKKDHEDFFTPQQHDKAKKPKKDKKGKKGKQPLYSSIVTVEASKPNGQRYDSVNEKLSDSPGMGRYRSVNGGPGSPDLARHYKSSSPLPTVQLHPQSPTAGKKHQAVQDLPPANTFVGAGDNISIGSDHCSEYSCQASSKYSKQVDTVQTTQHPGHIEESCKMNVCACK from the coding sequence atGCGGACTCCCTTCGGCTTtgtgcactgctgctgctgctgctgcttcttgctcctcctgccgccgccgctcTGGGTCAGCCTGGCAGCGGCCAAGCAGCTCCTGAGGTACCGGCTGGCCGAGGAGGGACCCGCCGACATCCGCATCGGCAACGTGGCTTCCGACCTGGGGATCGTGACGGGCTCCGGAGAGGTGACATTCAGCCTGGAGTCGGGCTCCGACTATCTGAAGATCGACAACATGACCGGGGAGCTGAGCACCACGGAGCGGCGCATCGACCGCGAAAAGCTGCCGCAGTGCCAGATGATCTTCGACGAGAACGAGTGCTTCCTGGACTTCGAGGTGTCGGTTATCGGCCCCTCGCAGAGCTGGGTGGACCTCTTCGAGGGCCGGGTCATCATCCTGGACATCAACGACAACACCCCCACCTTCCCGTCCCCCGTCCTCACGCTCACCGTGGAGGAGAACCGGCCCGTGGGGACCCTCTACTTGCTCCCCACCGCCACCGACAGGGACTTCGGGCGCAACGGCATCGAGCGGTAcgagctgctgcaggagcccggCGGGGACAGCGgccgccggggcggcggcggcgggggggggggctcggcctcGGCGGCCTCCGAGAGCGCCCCCTACCCCGGCGGCAGCAAGCGGCGGCcggaggcggaggcggcggccCGCAGCAGCGTCTTCGAGCTGCAGGTGGCCGATACCCCGGACGGGGAGAAGCAGCCGCAGCTGATCGTCAAGGGGGCCCTGGACCGGGAGCAGCGGGACTCCTACGAGCTCAGCCTCCGCGTGCGGGACGGCGGTGACCCGGCCCGCTCCTCGCAGGCGATCCTCCGGGTGCTGATCACCGACGTGAACGACAACAGCCCCCGCTTCGAGAAGAGCGTCTACGAGGCGGACCTGGCTGAAAACAGCAGCCCCGGGACGCCTATCCTGCAGCTGCGAGCCGCCGACCTGGACGTGGGGGTGAACGGGCAGATCGAGTACGTCTTCGGGGCAGCCACCGAGTCCGTCCGGCGCCTGCTGCGGCTGGACGAGACCTCTGGCTGGCTCAGCGTCTTGCACCGCATCGATCGTGAGGAGGTGAACCAGCTTCGCTTCACCGTCATGGCCCGAGATCGGGGCCAGCCCCCCAAGACAGACAAGGCCACGGTCGTGCTGAACATCCGCGACGAGAATGACAACGTGCCCATCATCGACATCCGCAAAATTGGGCGCATCCCACTGAGGGATGGGGTGGCTAGTGTGGCCGAGGACGTGCTGGTGGATACCCCCATCGCCCTGGTGCAGGTCTCGGACCGGGACCAAGGCGAAAACGGTGTGGTGACTTGCACAGTGGTGGGCGACGTGCCCTTCCAGCTCAAGCCGGCCAGCGAGGGTGAAGGGGAGTCGCAGAACAAGCGCAAGTATTTCCTCCACACCTCGGCCCCTCTGGACTACGAGGCTGTCCGTGACTACAACGTGGTGATCGTGGCTGTGGACTCGGGCAGCCCCAGCTTGTCCAGCAACAACTCCTTGCTGGTGCGGGTCGGGGACACCAACGACAACCCCCCAGTGTTCAGCCAGACTGTGCTGGAGGTCTCCTTCCCAGAGAACAACTTGCCCGGCGAGAGGGTGGCCACAGTGGTCGCCACGGATGCGGACAGTGGCAAGAATGCCGAGATCACCTACTCCCTGGAGGCCTCACCCCTCTCTTTGGAGGCATCAGGCGGCATCTTCAGCATTGACCCCGACTCCGGCGACGTGTCGGTTCAGGCCGTGCTAGACCGAGAGCAGCAGGACACCTACGAGTTCCAGGTGATGGCCCGGGACAAGGGGGTGCCATCACTGCAGGGCTCCACCACGGTGGTGGTGCGGGTGGTGGATCGCAATGACAACGAGCCGCGCTTCATGCAGGACGTGTTCACTTTCTATGTGAAGGAGAACCTGCAGCCCAACAGCCCTGTGGGCATGGTGACCGTGATGGACTTTGACAAGGGCCGCAACGCCGAGCTCAGCCTTTCCATCCAGCCCGGTGACCACGACCAGGCAGCTGGCACCTTCTCCATCGAAAATGACACCGGAACCATTTTCTCCACCGTCTCTTTTGACCGGGAACAGCAAACCAGCTACACTTTTAAAGTGAAAGCGGTGGACGGTGGTGAGCCACCGCGCTCTGCCACTGCCACCGTGTCCCTCTTTGTGATGGACGAGAATGACAATGCGCCCACGGTCACTTTCCCCAGCAACAGCTCCTACACCGTGCTGCCGCCCTCCAGCAACATGCGCACCGTGGTGGCCACTGTGGTCGCCAGTGACGCCGACACCGGCCTCAACGCCGACCTTAACTACAGCATCATTGGGGGCAATCCCTTCAAACTCTTCGAGATCGACCCGGCCAGCGGCGTGGTGTCTCTGGTGGGCAAGCTGGCCCCCAAGCACTACGGCCTACACCGGCTCGTGGTGCAGGTGAACGACAGTGGACAGCCGCCCCAGTCCACCACCGCCTTGCTCCATGTCTTCGTCAATGAGAGCCTGTCCAATGCCACCATGGTGGAGAGTCAGGTGGCCCGCAGCCTCCACACGCCCCTGGCCCAGGACATCGCTGGAGACCCCAGCTACGAGCTGAGTAAGCAGCGGCTCAGCATAGTCATCGGCGTGGTAGCTGGCATCATGACCGTCATCCTCCTCATCCTGGTGGTGGTCATGGCCCGCTACTGCCGCTCCAAGGGCAAGCACGGCTACGAGGCTGGCAAGAAGGACCATGAGGATTTCTTCACCCCGCAGCAGCACGACAAGGCCAAGAAGCCCAAGAAGGACAAGAAAGGCAAGAAGGGCAAGCAGCCCCTCTACAGCAGCATTGTCACTGTCGAGGCTTCCAAGCCCAACGGGCAGCGCTATGACAGCGTCAACGAGAAGCTCTCGGACAGCCCTGGCATGGGGCGATACCGCTCGGTCAACGGCGGCCCAGGCAGCCCTGACCTGGCCAGGCACTACAAATCCAGCTCGCCGCTGCCCACCGTCCAGCTGCACCCGCAGTCCCCCACCGCTGGCAAAAAGCACCAAGCCGTGCAGGACCTGCCCCCGGCTAACACCTTCGTGGGCGCCGGCGACAACATCTCCATCGGGTCAGACCACTGCTCCGAGTACAGCTGCCAGGCCAGCAGCAAGTACAGCAAGCAG